One genomic window of Canis lupus baileyi chromosome 24, mCanLup2.hap1, whole genome shotgun sequence includes the following:
- the LOC140615757 gene encoding uncharacterized protein isoform X3: MVSEKINKWRARRECHHTCAWPRNTCCAVSKSMPANKFVLKRRLVQTGTAPRNEPHEEDATWKQREEVPPASPGDRPQEKPSPPAPWSRTLSLRNSRGVQDRAPHHWARRQNSHFLSNFITTILIIALVWADWASLLYLQQSFKAAGWHQAIRVTQTTMMTFPGVQHPAFFPLSPHRAWSCHQNEERWERRILFPLPFKVPWASQE; this comes from the exons ATGGTCTCTGAGAAGATAAACAAGTGGAGAGCCAGAAGGGAATGTCACCACACTTGTGCCTGGCCCAGGAACACATGCTGTGCTGTTTCAAAATCTATGCCTGCAAATAAGTTTGTGCTG AAGAGGAGATTGGTACAGACAGGGACAGCCCCCAGGAATGAGCCACATGAAGAAGATGCCACGTGGAAACAAAGGGAGGAAGTGCCCCCTGCGAGCCCAGGAGACAGGCCTCAAGAGAAACCAAGCCCGCCCGCACCCTGGTCTCGGACTCTCAGCCTCCGGAACAG CAGGGGAGTCcaggacagagccccacatcacTGGGCAAGAAGACAGAACAGTCATTTCCTCTCCAACTTCATCACCACTATCCTCATAATTGCACTGGTGTGGGCAG ATTGGGCCTCTCTTCTCTATTTGCAGCAAAGCTTCAAAGCTGCAGGCTGGCATCAGGCCATCAGAGTCACTCAAACCACAATGATGACATTTCCTGGAGTTCAGCATCCAGccttcttccccctctcccctcatCGTGCCTGGTCCTGTCACCAAAACGAAGAAAGATGGGAAAGAAGAATATTGTTTCCTTTACCCTTCAAAGTTCCCTGGGCCTCCCAGGAATAG
- the LOC140615757 gene encoding uncharacterized protein isoform X2 has translation MVSEKINKWRARRECHHTCAWPRNTCCAVSKSMPANKFVLKRRLVQTGTAPRNEPHEEDATWKQREEVPPASPGDRPQEKPSPPAPWSRTLSLRNRGVQDRAPHHWARRQNSHFLSNFITTILIIALVWAAKLQSCRLASGHQSHSNHNDDISWSSASSLLPPLPSSCLVLSPKRRKMGKKNIVSFTLQSSLGLPGIEYIPQLSPNLYVPTLPGSYKPWASGQTQKNICLFL, from the exons ATGGTCTCTGAGAAGATAAACAAGTGGAGAGCCAGAAGGGAATGTCACCACACTTGTGCCTGGCCCAGGAACACATGCTGTGCTGTTTCAAAATCTATGCCTGCAAATAAGTTTGTGCTG AAGAGGAGATTGGTACAGACAGGGACAGCCCCCAGGAATGAGCCACATGAAGAAGATGCCACGTGGAAACAAAGGGAGGAAGTGCCCCCTGCGAGCCCAGGAGACAGGCCTCAAGAGAAACCAAGCCCGCCCGCACCCTGGTCTCGGACTCTCAGCCTCCGGAACAG GGGAGTCcaggacagagccccacatcacTGGGCAAGAAGACAGAACAGTCATTTCCTCTCCAACTTCATCACCACTATCCTCATAATTGCACTGGTGTGGGCAG CAAAGCTTCAAAGCTGCAGGCTGGCATCAGGCCATCAGAGTCACTCAAACCACAATGATGACATTTCCTGGAGTTCAGCATCCAGccttcttccccctctcccctcatCGTGCCTGGTCCTGTCACCAAAACGAAGAAAGATGGGAAAGAAGAATATTGTTTCCTTTACCCTTCAAAGTTCCCTGGGCCTCCCAGGAATAGAATATATTCCCCAACTTTCCCCAAATCTCTATGTCCCAACACTTCCAGGCAGTTATAAGCCATGGGCATCCGGGCAGACCCAGAAGAACATATGTCTTTTTCTCTAA
- the LOC140615757 gene encoding uncharacterized protein isoform X8, protein MVSEKINKWRARRECHHTCAWPRNTCCAVSKSMPANKFVLKRRLVQTGTAPRNEPHEEDATWKQREEVPPASPGDRPQEKPSPPAPWSRTLSLRNRGVQDRAPHHWARRQNSHFLSNFITTILIIALVWAGSSSQSPCPFPPLHFIDIQLPLP, encoded by the exons ATGGTCTCTGAGAAGATAAACAAGTGGAGAGCCAGAAGGGAATGTCACCACACTTGTGCCTGGCCCAGGAACACATGCTGTGCTGTTTCAAAATCTATGCCTGCAAATAAGTTTGTGCTG AAGAGGAGATTGGTACAGACAGGGACAGCCCCCAGGAATGAGCCACATGAAGAAGATGCCACGTGGAAACAAAGGGAGGAAGTGCCCCCTGCGAGCCCAGGAGACAGGCCTCAAGAGAAACCAAGCCCGCCCGCACCCTGGTCTCGGACTCTCAGCCTCCGGAACAG GGGAGTCcaggacagagccccacatcacTGGGCAAGAAGACAGAACAGTCATTTCCTCTCCAACTTCATCACCACTATCCTCATAATTGCACTGGTGTGGGCAG GGTCTTCGTCACAATCTCCGTGTCCCTTCCCACCTCTCCATTTCATTGACATCCAACTACCTTTGCCCTGA
- the LOC140615757 gene encoding uncharacterized protein isoform X5, producing MVSEKINKWRARRECHHTCAWPRNTCCAVSKSMPANKFVLKRRLVQTGTAPRNEPHEEDATWKQREEVPPASPGDRPQEKPSPPAPWSRTLSLRNSRGVQDRAPHHWARRQNSHFLSNFITTILIIALVWAAHLFLGRIKSAFLDSKSKDKDCVKVQPLTFTSEIIVVKAKTLICTSRALSE from the exons ATGGTCTCTGAGAAGATAAACAAGTGGAGAGCCAGAAGGGAATGTCACCACACTTGTGCCTGGCCCAGGAACACATGCTGTGCTGTTTCAAAATCTATGCCTGCAAATAAGTTTGTGCTG AAGAGGAGATTGGTACAGACAGGGACAGCCCCCAGGAATGAGCCACATGAAGAAGATGCCACGTGGAAACAAAGGGAGGAAGTGCCCCCTGCGAGCCCAGGAGACAGGCCTCAAGAGAAACCAAGCCCGCCCGCACCCTGGTCTCGGACTCTCAGCCTCCGGAACAG CAGGGGAGTCcaggacagagccccacatcacTGGGCAAGAAGACAGAACAGTCATTTCCTCTCCAACTTCATCACCACTATCCTCATAATTGCACTGGTGTGGGCAG CTCATCTATTCCTGGGGAGAATTAAGAGTGCTTTCCTGGATAGTAAAAGTAAAGACAAAGATTGTGTCAAGGTTCAACCACTGACTTTCACTTCAGAGATAATAGTTGTAAAAGCCAAAACTTTGATTTGTACAAGCAGAGCTCTTAGTGAATAA
- the LOC140615757 gene encoding uncharacterized protein isoform X7: MVSEKINKWRARRECHHTCAWPRNTCCAVSKSMPANKFVLKRRLVQTGTAPRNEPHEEDATWKQREEVPPASPGDRPQEKPSPPAPWSRTLSLRNSRGVQDRAPHHWARRQNSHFLSNFITTILIIALVWAGSSSQSPCPFPPLHFIDIQLPLP; the protein is encoded by the exons ATGGTCTCTGAGAAGATAAACAAGTGGAGAGCCAGAAGGGAATGTCACCACACTTGTGCCTGGCCCAGGAACACATGCTGTGCTGTTTCAAAATCTATGCCTGCAAATAAGTTTGTGCTG AAGAGGAGATTGGTACAGACAGGGACAGCCCCCAGGAATGAGCCACATGAAGAAGATGCCACGTGGAAACAAAGGGAGGAAGTGCCCCCTGCGAGCCCAGGAGACAGGCCTCAAGAGAAACCAAGCCCGCCCGCACCCTGGTCTCGGACTCTCAGCCTCCGGAACAG CAGGGGAGTCcaggacagagccccacatcacTGGGCAAGAAGACAGAACAGTCATTTCCTCTCCAACTTCATCACCACTATCCTCATAATTGCACTGGTGTGGGCAG GGTCTTCGTCACAATCTCCGTGTCCCTTCCCACCTCTCCATTTCATTGACATCCAACTACCTTTGCCCTGA
- the LOC140615757 gene encoding uncharacterized protein isoform X1 — MVSEKINKWRARRECHHTCAWPRNTCCAVSKSMPANKFVLKRRLVQTGTAPRNEPHEEDATWKQREEVPPASPGDRPQEKPSPPAPWSRTLSLRNSRGVQDRAPHHWARRQNSHFLSNFITTILIIALVWAAKLQSCRLASGHQSHSNHNDDISWSSASSLLPPLPSSCLVLSPKRRKMGKKNIVSFTLQSSLGLPGIEYIPQLSPNLYVPTLPGSYKPWASGQTQKNICLFL; from the exons ATGGTCTCTGAGAAGATAAACAAGTGGAGAGCCAGAAGGGAATGTCACCACACTTGTGCCTGGCCCAGGAACACATGCTGTGCTGTTTCAAAATCTATGCCTGCAAATAAGTTTGTGCTG AAGAGGAGATTGGTACAGACAGGGACAGCCCCCAGGAATGAGCCACATGAAGAAGATGCCACGTGGAAACAAAGGGAGGAAGTGCCCCCTGCGAGCCCAGGAGACAGGCCTCAAGAGAAACCAAGCCCGCCCGCACCCTGGTCTCGGACTCTCAGCCTCCGGAACAG CAGGGGAGTCcaggacagagccccacatcacTGGGCAAGAAGACAGAACAGTCATTTCCTCTCCAACTTCATCACCACTATCCTCATAATTGCACTGGTGTGGGCAG CAAAGCTTCAAAGCTGCAGGCTGGCATCAGGCCATCAGAGTCACTCAAACCACAATGATGACATTTCCTGGAGTTCAGCATCCAGccttcttccccctctcccctcatCGTGCCTGGTCCTGTCACCAAAACGAAGAAAGATGGGAAAGAAGAATATTGTTTCCTTTACCCTTCAAAGTTCCCTGGGCCTCCCAGGAATAGAATATATTCCCCAACTTTCCCCAAATCTCTATGTCCCAACACTTCCAGGCAGTTATAAGCCATGGGCATCCGGGCAGACCCAGAAGAACATATGTCTTTTTCTCTAA
- the LOC140615757 gene encoding uncharacterized protein isoform X4, producing MVSEKINKWRARRECHHTCAWPRNTCCAVSKSMPANKFVLKRRLVQTGTAPRNEPHEEDATWKQREEVPPASPGDRPQEKPSPPAPWSRTLSLRNRGVQDRAPHHWARRQNSHFLSNFITTILIIALVWADWASLLYLQQSFKAAGWHQAIRVTQTTMMTFPGVQHPAFFPLSPHRAWSCHQNEERWERRILFPLPFKVPWASQE from the exons ATGGTCTCTGAGAAGATAAACAAGTGGAGAGCCAGAAGGGAATGTCACCACACTTGTGCCTGGCCCAGGAACACATGCTGTGCTGTTTCAAAATCTATGCCTGCAAATAAGTTTGTGCTG AAGAGGAGATTGGTACAGACAGGGACAGCCCCCAGGAATGAGCCACATGAAGAAGATGCCACGTGGAAACAAAGGGAGGAAGTGCCCCCTGCGAGCCCAGGAGACAGGCCTCAAGAGAAACCAAGCCCGCCCGCACCCTGGTCTCGGACTCTCAGCCTCCGGAACAG GGGAGTCcaggacagagccccacatcacTGGGCAAGAAGACAGAACAGTCATTTCCTCTCCAACTTCATCACCACTATCCTCATAATTGCACTGGTGTGGGCAG ATTGGGCCTCTCTTCTCTATTTGCAGCAAAGCTTCAAAGCTGCAGGCTGGCATCAGGCCATCAGAGTCACTCAAACCACAATGATGACATTTCCTGGAGTTCAGCATCCAGccttcttccccctctcccctcatCGTGCCTGGTCCTGTCACCAAAACGAAGAAAGATGGGAAAGAAGAATATTGTTTCCTTTACCCTTCAAAGTTCCCTGGGCCTCCCAGGAATAG
- the LOC140615757 gene encoding uncharacterized protein isoform X6, translating into MVSEKINKWRARRECHHTCAWPRNTCCAVSKSMPANKFVLKRRLVQTGTAPRNEPHEEDATWKQREEVPPASPGDRPQEKPSPPAPWSRTLSLRNRGVQDRAPHHWARRQNSHFLSNFITTILIIALVWAAHLFLGRIKSAFLDSKSKDKDCVKVQPLTFTSEIIVVKAKTLICTSRALSE; encoded by the exons ATGGTCTCTGAGAAGATAAACAAGTGGAGAGCCAGAAGGGAATGTCACCACACTTGTGCCTGGCCCAGGAACACATGCTGTGCTGTTTCAAAATCTATGCCTGCAAATAAGTTTGTGCTG AAGAGGAGATTGGTACAGACAGGGACAGCCCCCAGGAATGAGCCACATGAAGAAGATGCCACGTGGAAACAAAGGGAGGAAGTGCCCCCTGCGAGCCCAGGAGACAGGCCTCAAGAGAAACCAAGCCCGCCCGCACCCTGGTCTCGGACTCTCAGCCTCCGGAACAG GGGAGTCcaggacagagccccacatcacTGGGCAAGAAGACAGAACAGTCATTTCCTCTCCAACTTCATCACCACTATCCTCATAATTGCACTGGTGTGGGCAG CTCATCTATTCCTGGGGAGAATTAAGAGTGCTTTCCTGGATAGTAAAAGTAAAGACAAAGATTGTGTCAAGGTTCAACCACTGACTTTCACTTCAGAGATAATAGTTGTAAAAGCCAAAACTTTGATTTGTACAAGCAGAGCTCTTAGTGAATAA